A single region of the Changchengzhania lutea genome encodes:
- a CDS encoding sigma-70 family RNA polymerase sigma factor, protein MTKIKKYTDVSSLWSDYKNGLQFYILKKVKDKDISNNLSHEVLMKIYNSCCSNNEIKNIRSWMFQIAHNTTIDYLKKENKFTNEVPEIFEKDENNSYKEAEELMKPLIELLPEKYAVPLQLADIEEIKQVEVSKKLNLSLTATKSRIQRARKLLKEKIIECCNLELDKKGNLLSLEIKQSCEPLQNHLKKE, encoded by the coding sequence ATGACAAAAATTAAAAAATATACAGACGTTTCTTCTTTATGGTCCGATTATAAAAATGGATTGCAATTTTACATTCTAAAAAAAGTCAAGGATAAAGATATCTCTAATAACCTGTCTCATGAGGTGCTGATGAAAATTTATAATTCTTGCTGTTCTAATAATGAAATTAAGAATATACGATCGTGGATGTTTCAAATTGCACACAACACAACCATTGATTACTTAAAGAAAGAAAATAAATTCACGAATGAGGTTCCTGAAATTTTCGAGAAAGATGAAAATAATTCATATAAGGAAGCCGAAGAATTAATGAAACCTCTTATTGAACTCTTACCTGAGAAGTATGCTGTTCCTCTTCAATTAGCGGATATAGAAGAGATAAAACAAGTAGAAGTTTCAAAAAAATTGAATTTGAGTTTAACCGCTACAAAAAGTAGAATTCAAAGAGCAAGAAAACTATTAAAAGAAAAAATAATTGAATGCTGCAACTTGGAATTAGATAAAAAAGGGAACCTTCTTTCTTTAGAAATTAAACAAAGTTGCGAACCGCTACAGAATCATTTAAAAAAAGAATAA
- a CDS encoding FecR family protein, with protein sequence MNAHILKLISAYTTNEISEKQFNDLQQWLNESVENKQMFADYLHFYKKSRRIGLAENLDSDKAWNTILVKLKEPLQPVAAAQNQDFKEPSKPIFALRRKTWFKYAAAAVVVGILASGYFFRYNFFNRSIDDNANTTIIVNNDIQTGTDKATLTLSDGSEVALEKGQKYVANNLSSNGEEIIYEVTSTTKPEIVYNYLTIPRGGQFHITLADGTEVWLNSESQLKYPVAFIDGDIRQVELMYGEAYFDVSPSINHNGAGFKVYHKMQEVQVLGTEFNIKAYKGEINIYTTLVEGKVAIDNDIVVKNLKPSEQSILNIGNKNIIIASVDIYDETSWKSGVFSFKNKPLKDIMKVLSRWYDTEVFFLNKDLEEVRFRGVLSKDQNLEDILLTIKNTNFINAYEINNKKIILK encoded by the coding sequence ATGAATGCCCATATTTTAAAACTTATTTCCGCTTATACTACTAATGAAATAAGTGAAAAACAATTTAACGATTTACAACAATGGTTAAATGAAAGTGTTGAAAACAAGCAAATGTTTGCCGACTACCTACACTTTTACAAAAAATCAAGACGCATAGGACTTGCCGAAAACTTAGACAGTGATAAAGCTTGGAATACTATACTAGTAAAACTTAAAGAACCTTTACAACCAGTTGCTGCTGCTCAAAATCAAGATTTCAAAGAACCAAGTAAACCAATATTTGCACTACGCAGAAAAACATGGTTTAAATATGCTGCTGCTGCTGTGGTTGTTGGTATTTTGGCATCGGGTTATTTCTTCAGGTACAATTTCTTTAATAGATCTATAGACGACAATGCTAATACCACAATTATTGTAAATAACGACATCCAAACTGGTACAGATAAGGCCACCTTAACTCTTTCCGATGGTTCAGAAGTCGCTTTGGAAAAAGGGCAAAAGTATGTTGCAAATAATTTATCGAGTAACGGTGAAGAAATAATTTATGAGGTCACATCAACGACAAAGCCAGAAATAGTATACAATTATTTGACTATCCCAAGAGGAGGACAATTTCATATTACATTAGCCGACGGTACAGAAGTATGGCTTAATTCAGAAAGCCAATTAAAATACCCCGTAGCGTTTATTGACGGAGACATCCGCCAAGTGGAACTAATGTATGGAGAAGCTTATTTTGATGTCTCACCAAGTATAAATCATAATGGAGCAGGATTCAAGGTTTATCATAAGATGCAAGAAGTTCAAGTTTTAGGTACCGAATTCAATATCAAAGCCTATAAAGGTGAAATAAATATCTATACAACATTGGTTGAGGGAAAAGTTGCGATTGATAACGACATTGTAGTTAAAAACTTAAAGCCTAGTGAGCAATCAATTCTAAATATTGGGAATAAAAATATAATTATTGCTTCGGTTGATATTTATGATGAAACCTCATGGAAAAGCGGGGTCTTTAGTTTTAAAAACAAACCTTTAAAAGATATCATGAAAGTATTATCAAGATGGTATGATACGGAAGTGTTTTTTTTAAATAAAGATCTGGAAGAAGTCAGGTTTAGAGGAGTGTTGAGCAAGGATCAAAATTTGGAAGATATTCTATTAACTATAAAAAACACTAATTTTATTAATGCCTATGAAATAAACAACAAAAAAATAATCTTAAAATAA
- a CDS encoding DinB family protein — protein MNSIETILLNFSEIRRRSIKLWSEIPNEYLNWKPDENAFTIIEMIRHVLEGEHLFHKIVGNRGNLGNYKSPWEGLKYSDLKSELKFAENHRSDFLSMIRGLKESDLESIRIERKEVGQSKTLCDYLNRIAYHESVHTGQMLGYLRTAKIDRPKIWD, from the coding sequence ATGAATTCAATCGAAACTATTTTATTGAACTTTTCCGAAATCAGAAGACGGAGCATAAAACTATGGAGCGAAATTCCAAATGAATACCTGAATTGGAAACCTGACGAAAATGCGTTCACGATTATCGAAATGATAAGACACGTTCTAGAAGGCGAACATCTTTTCCATAAAATCGTGGGAAATCGCGGGAATTTAGGAAATTACAAATCGCCATGGGAAGGACTAAAATACTCGGACTTAAAAAGTGAACTGAAATTTGCCGAAAATCATCGATCGGATTTTTTGAGTATGATAAGAGGACTTAAAGAATCGGATTTAGAAAGCATACGAATTGAAAGAAAAGAAGTCGGACAAAGCAAAACACTTTGCGATTATTTAAACCGAATAGCCTATCATGAATCAGTGCATACTGGGCAAATGTTAGGTTATTTGAGAACAGCTAAAATTGATAGACCAAAAATATGGGATTGA
- a CDS encoding SusC/RagA family TonB-linked outer membrane protein: MRTFIFLFCTTIFGFSSDNMLSQNTKIEIDIDTTLTIDEVFELIRNQTDYTFIYQEDLFKNAPKVYLKKGIIRANKLLERSLNYGDFNFSLSDKKTIILEKSPDDNGSQPQRQISGTVTDKNGMPLPGVNIIIKEKNKGVVSDFEGSYSIDANTDDILVFSYLGYATQEIKVDNTVTLNIVLLANFDELSEVIITAIGTKQFVDESGSTSSIVKTEGIVKSGEAGVINALAGKASGVRIGKSNGDPGSGSAIQIRGANTIQGASQPLIILDGVPVSNDNIGNVTISQQSRLDDINSKDIESVQVLKGASAAALWGSRAANGVIVITTKNGSLNRKPTVQYSFTQSFDEINVRTPLQNKFGQGRGGVRAINRSESWGDKISDRSGGPDEVDETGRYFQSNTTENIYYPVTAKNSKETFVDSNYDQVFQTGVYAQHNISVSGGGEKASYFFSYENLNQEGIIKNFDYKRQNLRLNTQAQLTNWLSWSNKVSYTNTDSNRIIQAGENTNGILLGLLRTAADFDISDYIGTYVASNGDVFPDRQRSYRRQFGESENPIYNNPLWTINEQKAPNEVNRFIISPELTIAPINWLKIILRGGLDYYSDFRSSFFPIGSASGARSAGLWTQTDITSRELNFDGIVIATQDINKDVEVSATLGWNFNDRQRFSNTNTVSPFAVNSSLPTPDLNPDQAATSWNRNIRKIRSNRGYGILAFNLFDQLFVNVSGALEASSTIKGSFFYPSADLAWQFSDLIDSETLSFGKLRFAWGKVGIQPAPYKFDTLASTGFSTFGGSFLVDSEKGNSNLKPEIKTEWEVGTDLRFFKNRISLGLTYYKNETKDILFAVNTNPSSGFSTNYTNAAVIENKGFEVDLNGKIIDNQELKISLYANFNDNKNEVVDIAGAETVDIGGTSKAVKGFPMSSFWLPGTLRNEDNSLALDANGFPQLDTDRRVIGDPNPDWRGGLGMELKWKNLDFSFLFEHSQGGEYINRTRVVLYGFGVHEDVANEVTLTEDLTNLNGNVFTAGTTVRGNIKDFGAGNVLLDESWYRGIGGGLGFNKVNDLYIEDATWTKLRNVTLGYTFNQLKVSSKLSLESLRISVTGRDLILWTDLVGVDPETNNYGVSNAFGMNYFNNPGTRSILFNLQANF, encoded by the coding sequence ATGAGAACTTTTATTTTCTTGTTCTGTACCACAATTTTTGGTTTTTCGTCAGATAATATGTTATCGCAAAACACAAAAATTGAAATAGATATAGATACAACCCTCACCATCGATGAGGTTTTTGAGTTAATTCGTAACCAAACCGATTACACTTTTATCTATCAAGAAGATTTATTTAAAAATGCACCAAAAGTGTATCTTAAAAAAGGAATAATCAGAGCCAATAAGCTCCTCGAAAGAAGTCTTAATTATGGGGATTTTAACTTTAGCCTGTCTGATAAAAAAACAATTATTTTAGAAAAAAGCCCTGATGATAATGGCTCGCAGCCACAGCGGCAAATTAGTGGGACAGTTACAGATAAAAACGGAATGCCCTTACCAGGAGTAAATATTATTATTAAGGAAAAAAACAAGGGTGTTGTCAGTGATTTTGAGGGGAGTTATAGCATAGATGCCAACACTGATGATATATTGGTTTTTTCTTATTTAGGGTACGCCACTCAAGAGATTAAAGTAGATAATACAGTAACCTTAAATATTGTATTGCTAGCAAATTTTGATGAGTTAAGCGAAGTTATTATTACTGCAATTGGCACAAAACAATTTGTTGACGAATCTGGGTCAACCAGCTCCATTGTTAAAACCGAAGGTATTGTTAAGTCAGGCGAGGCAGGAGTTATTAATGCTTTGGCAGGTAAGGCGTCTGGTGTAAGAATTGGGAAATCAAATGGCGATCCAGGTTCAGGGTCTGCAATCCAAATAAGAGGTGCCAATACCATTCAAGGCGCAAGCCAACCTTTAATTATACTCGATGGCGTTCCTGTGAGCAATGACAATATTGGGAATGTTACTATTAGCCAACAATCTAGATTAGATGATATCAATTCCAAGGATATCGAATCGGTACAAGTTTTAAAAGGAGCATCGGCAGCAGCACTATGGGGTTCACGAGCCGCCAACGGTGTAATTGTTATTACCACTAAAAATGGAAGCTTGAACCGTAAACCAACAGTACAGTATTCCTTTACACAATCGTTTGATGAGATTAACGTAAGAACCCCATTGCAAAATAAATTTGGACAAGGACGAGGTGGTGTTAGAGCAATAAATAGAAGTGAATCATGGGGAGATAAGATTTCAGACCGTTCAGGAGGTCCAGATGAAGTAGATGAAACCGGACGGTATTTTCAATCAAATACCACAGAAAATATATACTATCCCGTAACTGCAAAAAACTCCAAGGAAACCTTTGTTGATAGTAACTACGATCAAGTGTTCCAAACTGGTGTTTATGCCCAACACAACATCTCTGTAAGTGGTGGAGGTGAAAAGGCATCGTATTTTTTTAGTTATGAAAACCTTAACCAAGAGGGCATCATAAAAAATTTCGATTACAAACGTCAAAACTTACGGCTCAATACGCAGGCACAACTTACCAATTGGTTAAGCTGGAGCAATAAAGTATCTTATACCAACACAGATTCAAATAGGATAATACAAGCCGGAGAAAACACAAATGGCATTTTGTTGGGGCTTTTACGAACTGCAGCAGATTTTGATATTTCAGATTATATTGGTACTTATGTAGCAAGTAATGGCGATGTGTTTCCTGACAGGCAGCGATCTTATCGCAGACAATTCGGAGAATCTGAAAATCCTATTTATAACAATCCGCTATGGACTATAAATGAGCAGAAAGCACCTAATGAAGTCAATCGGTTTATTATTTCCCCTGAACTGACCATCGCTCCGATTAATTGGTTGAAGATTATTTTGAGAGGTGGCTTGGATTATTATTCAGATTTCAGGAGCTCTTTTTTCCCTATAGGTTCAGCAAGTGGTGCGAGAAGTGCCGGTTTATGGACACAAACCGATATAACAAGCCGGGAACTTAATTTTGATGGCATAGTTATCGCCACACAGGACATTAATAAGGATGTAGAAGTTTCAGCCACATTAGGATGGAACTTTAATGACAGACAACGGTTTTCCAATACCAATACCGTTAGTCCATTTGCTGTAAATTCCAGCCTTCCTACACCCGATCTTAACCCAGATCAAGCAGCGACATCTTGGAATAGGAACATACGAAAAATCCGTTCTAATAGAGGATATGGTATTTTGGCGTTCAATTTATTTGATCAATTGTTCGTCAATGTTTCGGGAGCTTTAGAGGCCTCTTCCACTATAAAAGGAAGCTTCTTTTACCCTTCGGCAGATTTGGCTTGGCAATTTAGCGATTTAATTGATTCGGAAACTTTAAGCTTTGGCAAATTAAGGTTTGCATGGGGGAAAGTAGGTATACAACCCGCACCTTATAAGTTTGATACCTTGGCATCAACTGGTTTTTCAACTTTTGGAGGCAGCTTTTTAGTAGATTCGGAAAAAGGAAATTCAAATTTAAAACCTGAAATAAAGACCGAATGGGAAGTAGGAACAGATTTAAGGTTTTTTAAGAACCGAATTAGTTTGGGACTAACCTACTACAAAAATGAAACAAAGGATATCCTTTTTGCGGTTAATACCAATCCGAGTTCAGGATTTAGCACAAATTATACTAATGCTGCCGTAATTGAGAATAAAGGTTTTGAAGTTGATCTTAATGGTAAAATAATTGACAATCAAGAATTAAAAATTTCACTTTATGCAAACTTTAACGACAATAAAAATGAAGTGGTTGATATTGCTGGTGCCGAAACCGTTGACATTGGTGGAACTTCCAAAGCGGTAAAAGGATTTCCAATGAGTTCTTTCTGGTTACCAGGCACACTCCGTAACGAAGACAACAGTTTGGCACTTGATGCAAATGGTTTTCCGCAATTGGACACGGATAGACGTGTAATTGGCGACCCAAATCCAGATTGGCGCGGCGGCTTGGGCATGGAACTGAAATGGAAAAACCTCGATTTTAGCTTTCTGTTCGAGCACTCACAAGGTGGTGAGTATATAAACAGGACCAGAGTTGTACTTTATGGTTTTGGAGTTCATGAAGATGTTGCTAATGAAGTTACACTTACCGAAGATTTAACAAACTTAAATGGTAATGTATTCACTGCTGGGACAACAGTTCGTGGCAATATAAAAGATTTTGGTGCTGGAAACGTACTTCTGGATGAGTCTTGGTACCGTGGCATTGGAGGCGGTCTAGGTTTCAATAAAGTAAATGACCTATATATCGAGGATGCTACATGGACCAAATTGCGAAACGTGACCTTGGGATATACCTTTAACCAACTCAAAGTGTCGTCTAAACTTTCACTCGAATCTTTAAGGATATCGGTTACAGGTAGAGACCTTATCCTTTGGACCGATCTGGTGGGAGTTGATCCGGAAACTAACAATTATGGTGTTAGTAATGCTTTTGGGATGAATTATTTTAATAATCCGGGCACCCGATCCAT
- a CDS encoding RNA polymerase sigma factor encodes MNSKDLIILTKLKNGDPTAYKELFDLYYMPLSIYALKYCDSFQLSEDIVQDLFVKLWDEKIYMKFEGAISPYLFKSVKNNTLQVVKKKTKYHFEEIEDQINRLMEVENVDMTSIDEKKKKLLKEVEALPEKSKEVFKAIVLENLKYKEVAKQFGISVNTVKTHYSRALKKLRSSLDAIIMLLLV; translated from the coding sequence ATGAATTCAAAAGACTTAATAATCCTTACGAAGCTTAAAAATGGAGATCCTACTGCTTACAAAGAATTGTTTGATTTGTATTATATGCCATTGAGTATCTACGCTTTAAAATATTGTGACTCTTTTCAATTGTCCGAAGACATTGTACAAGATCTATTTGTAAAACTTTGGGATGAAAAGATATATATGAAATTTGAAGGAGCTATTAGCCCCTACCTTTTTAAATCTGTAAAGAATAACACTCTACAGGTGGTTAAAAAGAAAACGAAATATCATTTCGAAGAAATTGAAGATCAAATTAATAGATTAATGGAAGTTGAAAATGTTGATATGACGAGTATTGATGAGAAAAAAAAGAAATTATTAAAAGAAGTCGAGGCCCTACCCGAGAAAAGCAAGGAAGTTTTTAAAGCTATTGTACTTGAAAATTTAAAGTATAAGGAAGTGGCAAAGCAGTTTGGTATTTCAGTAAATACGGTTAAAACGCATTATTCAAGAGCCTTAAAGAAGCTTCGTAGCTCACTAGATGCAATCATAATGTTGCTTCTAGTTTAA
- a CDS encoding arsenite methyltransferase yields the protein MEKISKKNIRESVMANYREVALRNDLGENSKSNCCSGPENDLTYISEALGYSSSECTNVPEGSNLGIGCGNPQAIASLKKGEIVLDLGSGAGFDCFLASKSVGEKGQVIGVDITAEMISKARNNAKKGGYNNTEFRLGVIEQLPVADAIIDVIISNCVINLSPEKEKVFNEAFRVLKPGGRLAISDIVAVSEFPDEYKNDISLICGCMSGASSIDVLQTFLCNAGFSEIKIESKNKSREFIKDWRPESGIEDYIISATIEAVKKKW from the coding sequence ATGGAAAAAATTTCAAAAAAAAACATTAGAGAATCTGTAATGGCAAACTATAGAGAAGTAGCCTTGAGAAATGATTTAGGTGAAAACAGTAAATCGAATTGTTGCAGCGGCCCTGAAAATGATTTAACTTATATTTCTGAGGCATTGGGGTATTCTAGCTCAGAATGTACTAATGTACCGGAAGGTTCAAACTTAGGTATTGGTTGTGGTAACCCACAAGCAATTGCTTCACTTAAAAAAGGGGAAATAGTTTTAGACCTTGGTAGTGGCGCTGGATTTGATTGCTTTTTAGCCTCGAAGAGTGTCGGAGAAAAAGGACAAGTTATTGGAGTTGATATAACCGCAGAAATGATTTCAAAAGCCAGAAACAATGCAAAAAAAGGAGGTTATAATAATACAGAGTTTCGACTTGGAGTAATAGAACAACTTCCAGTTGCTGATGCAATAATTGATGTGATTATTTCGAATTGTGTCATAAACTTATCTCCAGAGAAAGAGAAGGTATTTAATGAAGCATTTAGAGTTTTGAAACCTGGTGGACGACTTGCAATATCAGATATAGTTGCTGTTTCGGAATTTCCAGACGAATATAAAAATGATATCTCGCTAATTTGTGGTTGCATGTCTGGGGCTTCTTCAATTGATGTATTACAAACCTTTCTTTGCAACGCAGGATTTTCAGAAATTAAAATTGAATCGAAAAATAAAAGCCGAGAATTTATTAAAGATTGGAGGCCAGAATCAGGAATTGAAGATTATATTATTTCAGCAACCATTGAAGCCGTTAAAAAGAAATGGTAA